The following proteins are encoded in a genomic region of Sulfurimonas sp. HSL3-7:
- a CDS encoding 30S ribosomal protein S1, translated as MAEELLEEENFAAMFEASEKAQESTNRIVEGEIVELQEEDERVLVGVGEKLEGILSLDEIRDENGALAYKVGDKITVMVTGYYNERPKISHKKVLEQAKTLEFINAHKDDYENIVIEGVITNKNRGGYVIEADDIKFFMPRSLAAFRDTDDVMGRKVKAQIVKLDPEDTSIVVSRRKLFNEERKKKKEIIDKLMAEGTVVEGVIKKITSYGMFVDVGGVDGLVHYNEISYKGPVNPSKLYKEGDVVNVKAISYDKDKRHLSLSIKAVQEDPWQEVESELDEGDTITVTVSNIESYGVFVDLGNDIEGFLHISEITWDKNIKNPADYLTVGQEIDVEVIEINSDTHKLRVSLKRLLPKPFDEFVKKRKEGDVVTGVVTSLTDFGAFVKIDGVEGLLHNQDVSWEKGVKAKDLFKKGDEVEVKIARINRDDQKISLNHKCLQESPIDAFAAKHSRNEIVKGKIRDIKDFGVFVSLEDGVDALIRDEDLDPLVKEELEIGQEIEAVIAVIDTQRDRIRLSVKQLSRLKDQKIIEDLNKEDSGNTLGDLLKDQLK; from the coding sequence ATGGCTGAAGAGCTTTTAGAAGAAGAAAATTTCGCGGCAATGTTCGAAGCGTCTGAAAAGGCGCAAGAGTCCACAAACCGCATTGTTGAAGGCGAAATTGTTGAATTGCAAGAAGAAGATGAGCGTGTGCTTGTCGGTGTTGGTGAAAAACTAGAGGGTATCCTTTCTCTAGATGAGATCCGTGACGAAAACGGTGCATTGGCATATAAAGTAGGTGACAAGATCACTGTAATGGTGACTGGTTACTACAATGAACGCCCAAAGATCTCTCACAAAAAAGTGCTTGAACAGGCGAAAACACTTGAGTTTATCAATGCACATAAAGACGATTATGAAAATATCGTAATCGAAGGTGTGATAACAAACAAAAATCGCGGTGGTTATGTCATTGAAGCGGATGATATCAAGTTTTTCATGCCGCGTTCACTTGCCGCGTTCAGAGACACTGATGATGTCATGGGCCGCAAGGTCAAAGCGCAGATCGTCAAGCTCGATCCGGAAGACACATCAATTGTAGTTTCTCGCCGTAAACTCTTTAATGAAGAGCGTAAAAAGAAAAAAGAGATCATTGACAAACTGATGGCTGAGGGCACTGTCGTTGAAGGTGTGATCAAGAAGATCACTTCTTACGGTATGTTCGTAGATGTCGGCGGTGTAGATGGTCTTGTTCACTATAATGAGATCTCTTATAAAGGGCCGGTTAATCCGTCGAAACTTTATAAAGAGGGTGATGTTGTAAACGTTAAAGCGATCTCTTACGATAAAGATAAACGTCACCTTTCTCTTTCTATCAAAGCTGTTCAGGAAGATCCATGGCAAGAGGTAGAGTCTGAGCTGGACGAAGGCGATACAATTACTGTAACGGTAAGCAACATCGAGTCGTACGGGGTATTTGTTGACCTTGGTAACGACATCGAAGGTTTCTTGCATATTTCAGAGATCACATGGGATAAAAACATCAAAAACCCTGCCGACTACCTGACTGTCGGTCAGGAGATCGATGTAGAAGTTATCGAGATCAATTCAGATACGCATAAACTACGTGTATCACTCAAACGTCTTCTTCCGAAACCGTTTGATGAGTTTGTTAAGAAACGTAAAGAGGGTGACGTGGTCACAGGTGTCGTCACATCATTGACTGACTTCGGTGCTTTTGTGAAGATCGACGGTGTTGAAGGCCTTCTTCACAACCAGGATGTCTCTTGGGAAAAAGGTGTTAAAGCTAAAGATCTGTTCAAAAAAGGTGACGAAGTTGAAGTCAAGATCGCTCGTATCAACCGTGATGATCAGAAGATCTCGCTTAACCACAAATGTCTTCAAGAGAGCCCTATCGATGCATTCGCTGCTAAACACAGCCGTAATGAGATCGTCAAAGGTAAGATCCGTGATATTAAAGACTTTGGTGTCTTTGTTTCACTTGAAGACGGTGTCGATGCACTTATCCGTGACGAAGATCTTGATCCATTGGTCAAAGAAGAACTGGAAATCGGACAGGAGATCGAAGCTGTTATCGCTGTAATAGATACACAACGTGACCGTATCCGTCTTTCAGTAAAACAACTTTCTCGTTTGAAAGATCAGAAGATCATTGAAGATCTAAACAAAGAAGACAGCGGCAACACGCTTGGTGATCTTCTTAAAGATCAACTTAAATAA
- a CDS encoding 4-hydroxy-3-methylbut-2-enyl diphosphate reductase encodes MKIKLAENYGFCFGVKRAIKIAEENTNSATYGPLIHNSKEIARLKRDFNVALSEDLADFKSGDKAVIRTHGIPKDELAQLYTRNVEVIDATCPYVTKPQQICEEMSGAGYDIVIFGDEEHPEIKGVKSYATYGAHVVTSVEELKKLHLKEKIAVVAQTTRKAEDYLEICNYLIPRHKEVRVFNTICNATFENQDAVRKLAKEADIMIVIGGKNSSNTKQLQSIALNAGIDSYHIEGADDLVASWFEGKKLCGISAGASTPDWIIQQVIEAIETMTK; translated from the coding sequence ATGAAGATAAAACTTGCCGAAAATTACGGTTTCTGCTTCGGTGTTAAACGTGCGATCAAGATCGCTGAGGAGAATACCAATTCAGCAACCTATGGACCTCTTATCCATAATTCTAAAGAGATCGCGCGTCTCAAGCGTGATTTCAATGTTGCTTTGAGTGAAGATCTGGCAGATTTCAAATCGGGTGACAAGGCTGTTATCCGGACCCACGGCATTCCAAAAGACGAACTCGCTCAGCTTTATACGCGCAATGTCGAAGTCATTGATGCAACCTGCCCCTATGTAACCAAGCCGCAGCAGATCTGTGAAGAGATGAGCGGAGCAGGGTATGACATTGTTATCTTCGGTGACGAGGAACACCCTGAGATCAAAGGGGTTAAAAGCTACGCTACATATGGTGCGCATGTCGTCACCTCTGTAGAGGAGCTGAAAAAGCTGCATCTGAAAGAGAAGATCGCTGTCGTGGCCCAAACGACACGTAAGGCGGAAGATTATCTCGAGATCTGTAACTATTTGATACCCCGCCATAAAGAGGTACGTGTCTTCAACACCATCTGCAACGCGACTTTTGAAAACCAGGACGCGGTTAGAAAACTTGCCAAAGAAGCCGATATAATGATCGTCATTGGCGGTAAAAACTCCTCAAATACGAAGCAGCTTCAAAGTATTGCGCTCAACGCAGGTATAGATTCCTACCATATTGAAGGGGCTGATGATCTGGTGGCTTCATGGTTTGAGGGAAAAAAACTCTGCGGTATCAGCGCCGGAGCTTCAACTCCGGACTGGATCATTCAACAGGTAATCGAGGCAATTGAGACAATGACGAAGTAG